A single region of the Bdellovibrionota bacterium genome encodes:
- a CDS encoding AAA family ATPase — MNVKQLNELLARGEVEREDMWPRLVEYESKASPFHFEFGLKKLPLEPGVILIRGPRQYGKSTWLDLELRHTVIEHGKGTAFYANGDALRDHEDLYQILISLDAAFAKAAKVRRIFVDEITSVTKWEVAVK, encoded by the coding sequence GTGAACGTTAAACAACTCAATGAGCTCCTCGCGCGCGGCGAAGTGGAACGGGAAGACATGTGGCCCCGGCTGGTGGAGTATGAATCAAAAGCTTCCCCCTTCCACTTTGAGTTCGGACTCAAGAAACTCCCGTTGGAGCCGGGAGTGATCCTCATCCGCGGCCCCAGGCAATACGGAAAGAGCACGTGGCTGGATTTGGAACTTCGGCACACGGTGATCGAGCATGGCAAAGGAACGGCGTTTTACGCCAACGGCGACGCTCTGCGCGACCACGAAGACCTGTATCAAATTCTGATATCCCTCGACGCCGCTTTCGCGAAAGCGGCGAAAGTCAGGCGAATCTTTGTGGATGAAATTACGTCGGTCACCAAATGGGAAGTCGCCGTAAAATGA